Proteins from a genomic interval of Lycium ferocissimum isolate CSIRO_LF1 chromosome 2, AGI_CSIRO_Lferr_CH_V1, whole genome shotgun sequence:
- the LOC132039705 gene encoding G2/mitotic-specific cyclin-2-like isoform X1, with amino-acid sequence MAITDENKPSNVQVKGRAEMGGTRKFVGIETRSNRRVLGAINQNLVTGHSYPCVVNKRGLSDANGICGKNLPVAHRPITRKFAAQLASSQQHCSEENKKPKIAAGEFSVWEDIPLTDMEENEASKDQPVPMSLEQTETVSNDKNQMEVEMEDIFEETIIDIDGNDAKNPLAVVEYVDDLFANYRKMEGYGCASPNYMAEQFDITERMRSILIDWLIEVHHKFELREETLFLTVNLIDRFLEKQGVVRKKLQLVGLVAMLLASKYEEVSCPLVEDLVFISDKAYTKKEVLEMERMMLNTLQFNMSVPTAYVFMRRYLKAAQCDRKLELLSFFLVELCLVEYEMLKFPPSFIAAAVIYTAQTTLYGVQQWSKTCESHTGYSEDQLLECSRSIVSYHQKAATGKLTGVHRKYSTSKFGYTAKCEPARFLVQTLQQ; translated from the exons atggcCATCACTGATGAGAACAAACCTTCAAATGTTCAAG TTAAAGGTAGGGCTGAAATGGGGGGCACAAGAAAGTTTGTTGGAATAGAAACAAGAAGCAACAGAAGGGTTTTAGGTGCTATTAATCAGAATTTAGTGACTGGTCATTCATATCCTTGTGTTGTTAACAAGAGAGGATTATCTGA TGCAAATGGAATCTGTGGCAAGAATCTTCCTGTTGCTCATAGACCCATCACAAG GAAATTTGCAGCACAACTTGCTAGCTCCCAGCAACATTGCTCAGAG gaaAACAAGAAACCTAAGATAGCAGCTGGAGAATTCAGTGTATGGGAGGATATCCCTCTCACagatatggaggaaaatgaggcATCTAAAGACCAGCCTGTCCCTATGTCCTTGGAACAAACAGAAACAGTGTCAAATGACAAGAATCAAATG GAGGTAGAAATGGAGGATATCTTTGAGGAAACTATAATAGATATTGATGGCAACGATGCAAAGAACCCACTTGCTGTTgttgaatatgttgatgatttgtttgCCAACTACAGAAAAATGGAG GGTTATGGCTGTGCTTCTCCGAACTACATGGCAGAACAGTTTGACATCACCGAGAGAATGAGATCTATCCTAATTGACTGGCTAATTGAG GTACATCACAAGTTTGAGCTGAGGGAAGAGACGTTGTTCTTGACTGTTAATTTGATAGACAGATTCTTGGAGAAGCAAGGTGTTGTTAGGAAGAAGCTCCAgcttgttggtttggttgcAATGCTATTAGCCTCCAAATATGAGGAAGTTTCCTGTCCATTGGTGGAAGATTTGGTGTTTATTTCGGACAAAGCCTATACAAAGAAGGAGGTTCTTGAAATG GAAAGAATGATGCTCAACACACTGCAGTTTAATATGTCGGTTCCAACTGCATATGTTTTCATGAGAAGATATCTTAAGGCTGCTCAATGTGATAGGAAG CTCGAGCTGCTGTCTTTCTTCTTGGTTGAGCTTTGCCTTGTGGAATACGAAATGCTCAAGTTTCCACCATCCTTCATAGCTGCTGCAGTGATCTACACCGCTCAGACCACACTCTATGGTGTCCAGCAGTGGAGCAAGACGTGCGAGTCGCATACTGGTTACTCTGAAGATCAACTTCT GGAGTGTTCGAGATCGATTGTTAGCTATCACCAGAAGGCAGCAACAGGAAAACTAACAGGAGTACATAGGAAATACAGCACATCCAAATTTGGTTATACCGCAAAGTGCGAGCCTGCCCGTTTTCTTGTGCAGACCCTACAACAATAG
- the LOC132039705 gene encoding G2/mitotic-specific cyclin-1-like isoform X2, with protein MAITDENKPSNVQVKGRAEMGGTRKFVGIETRSNRRVLGAINQNLVTGHSYPCVVNKRGLSDANGICGKNLPVAHRPITRKFAAQLASSQQHCSEENKKPKIAAGEFSVWEDIPLTDMEENEASKDQPVPMSLEQTETVSNDKNQMEVEMEDIFEETIIDIDGNDAKNPLAVVEYVDDLFANYRKMEGYGCASPNYMAEQFDITERMRSILIDWLIEVHHKFELREETLFLTVNLIDRFLEKQGVVRKKLQLVGLVAMLLASKYEEVSCPLVEDLVFISDKAYTKKEVLEMERMMLNTLQFNMSVPTAYVFMRRYLKAAQCDRKLELLSFFLVDRVTNFYSWL; from the exons atggcCATCACTGATGAGAACAAACCTTCAAATGTTCAAG TTAAAGGTAGGGCTGAAATGGGGGGCACAAGAAAGTTTGTTGGAATAGAAACAAGAAGCAACAGAAGGGTTTTAGGTGCTATTAATCAGAATTTAGTGACTGGTCATTCATATCCTTGTGTTGTTAACAAGAGAGGATTATCTGA TGCAAATGGAATCTGTGGCAAGAATCTTCCTGTTGCTCATAGACCCATCACAAG GAAATTTGCAGCACAACTTGCTAGCTCCCAGCAACATTGCTCAGAG gaaAACAAGAAACCTAAGATAGCAGCTGGAGAATTCAGTGTATGGGAGGATATCCCTCTCACagatatggaggaaaatgaggcATCTAAAGACCAGCCTGTCCCTATGTCCTTGGAACAAACAGAAACAGTGTCAAATGACAAGAATCAAATG GAGGTAGAAATGGAGGATATCTTTGAGGAAACTATAATAGATATTGATGGCAACGATGCAAAGAACCCACTTGCTGTTgttgaatatgttgatgatttgtttgCCAACTACAGAAAAATGGAG GGTTATGGCTGTGCTTCTCCGAACTACATGGCAGAACAGTTTGACATCACCGAGAGAATGAGATCTATCCTAATTGACTGGCTAATTGAG GTACATCACAAGTTTGAGCTGAGGGAAGAGACGTTGTTCTTGACTGTTAATTTGATAGACAGATTCTTGGAGAAGCAAGGTGTTGTTAGGAAGAAGCTCCAgcttgttggtttggttgcAATGCTATTAGCCTCCAAATATGAGGAAGTTTCCTGTCCATTGGTGGAAGATTTGGTGTTTATTTCGGACAAAGCCTATACAAAGAAGGAGGTTCTTGAAATG GAAAGAATGATGCTCAACACACTGCAGTTTAATATGTCGGTTCCAACTGCATATGTTTTCATGAGAAGATATCTTAAGGCTGCTCAATGTGATAGGAAG CTCGAGCTGCTGTCTTTCTTCTTGGTTGATCGTGTCACTAACTTTTACTCTTGGCTCTAA